Proteins encoded by one window of Elaeis guineensis isolate ETL-2024a chromosome 12, EG11, whole genome shotgun sequence:
- the LOC105055399 gene encoding small glutamine-rich tetratricopeptide repeat-containing protein 2 isoform X1, which produces MAVSFSSYGFQTASPVSWRRWRAAASTVEEVEIRVCVNRSCGRQGSREMLAVLSALAPTGIAVTSCGCLGRCGAGPNLAVLPAGFLVSHCGTASRAAQLLADLCGSAFDPQRNLEAFTLRKKGENELEKGNAAEAEALLSQAIGLEPSGGLHYIYKSRSSARLAIGDNAGAFDDANEASRIDSKYPQAYVCQGDVFLARGEWDAAEKAYSTALQLDPSIRRSKSFKARVAKLQENLIALNTSS; this is translated from the exons ATGGCGGTCAGTTTTAGCAGCTACGGTTTCCAAACTGCATCGCCGGTCTCATGGCGGCGGTGGAGGGCGGCGGCTTCGACTGTGGAGGAGGTGGAGATAAGGGTGTGTGTGAATCGGAGCTGCGGGCGGCAGGGGTCGAGGGAGATGCTGGCGGTGCTCTCCGCTCTTGCGCCCACGGGGATCGCTGTCACCTCCTGCGGGTGCCTCGGCCGGTGCGGCGCCGGGCCCAACCTCGCCGTCCTCCCCGCCGGCTTCTTGGTCAGCCACTGCGGCACCGCCTCCCGCGCCGCTCAGCTCCTGGCCGATCTCTGCGGCTCCGCCTTTGACCCCCAGAGGAATCTGGAGGCGTTCACCCTCAGGAAGAAGGGAGAGAACGAGCTCGAGAAGGGGAACGCCGCCGAGGCCGAAGCGCTTCTTTCCCAG GCCATTGGTCTCGAACCTTCTGGAGGTTTGCATTATATATACAAAAGCAG GTCATCTGCAAGATTAGCTATCGGCGACAATGCTGGTGCTTTTGATGATGCCAATGAAGCATCTAGGATAGATTCCAAATATCCTCAG GCTTATGTATGCCAAGGCGATGTATTCTTGGCAAGGGGAGAATGGGATGCTGCAGAAAAGGCATATTCAACTGCTTTGCAGCTTGATCCATCAATTCGTCGCTCCAAATCATTCAAG GCTCGGGTTGCTAAACTTCAAGAGAATCTTATTGCTCTAAACACTTCATCCTAA
- the LOC105055399 gene encoding uncharacterized protein isoform X2, whose protein sequence is MAVSFSSYGFQTASPVSWRRWRAAASTVEEVEIRVCVNRSCGRQGSREMLAVLSALAPTGIAVTSCGCLGRCGAGPNLAVLPAGFLVSHCGTASRAAQLLADLCGSAFDPQRNLEAFTLRKKGENELEKGNAAEAEALLSQAYVCQGDVFLARGEWDAAEKAYSTALQLDPSIRRSKSFKARVAKLQENLIALNTSS, encoded by the exons ATGGCGGTCAGTTTTAGCAGCTACGGTTTCCAAACTGCATCGCCGGTCTCATGGCGGCGGTGGAGGGCGGCGGCTTCGACTGTGGAGGAGGTGGAGATAAGGGTGTGTGTGAATCGGAGCTGCGGGCGGCAGGGGTCGAGGGAGATGCTGGCGGTGCTCTCCGCTCTTGCGCCCACGGGGATCGCTGTCACCTCCTGCGGGTGCCTCGGCCGGTGCGGCGCCGGGCCCAACCTCGCCGTCCTCCCCGCCGGCTTCTTGGTCAGCCACTGCGGCACCGCCTCCCGCGCCGCTCAGCTCCTGGCCGATCTCTGCGGCTCCGCCTTTGACCCCCAGAGGAATCTGGAGGCGTTCACCCTCAGGAAGAAGGGAGAGAACGAGCTCGAGAAGGGGAACGCCGCCGAGGCCGAAGCGCTTCTTTCCCAG GCTTATGTATGCCAAGGCGATGTATTCTTGGCAAGGGGAGAATGGGATGCTGCAGAAAAGGCATATTCAACTGCTTTGCAGCTTGATCCATCAATTCGTCGCTCCAAATCATTCAAG GCTCGGGTTGCTAAACTTCAAGAGAATCTTATTGCTCTAAACACTTCATCCTAA
- the LOC140852863 gene encoding mediator of RNA polymerase II transcription subunit 32-like, whose amino-acid sequence MESTVDAMSDAYDDLVAAAAGLLEVKEATCGRRTAAMEVALENFKNRWEVFKVTCDRAEEILEEARRRIAPEYVVDVAGGMAPAAAVEAASVPPFSVPQLEQAIHAVHSMTADLRQLSGGGAAPSAAVPPSDAALPSEEKDQ is encoded by the coding sequence ATGGAGAGCACTGTGGACGCGATGAGCGATGCGTACGACGACTTAGTAGCGGCAGCGGCGGGGTTGCTCGAGGTCAAGGAGGCCACCTGCGGGCGGCGGACGGCGGCGATGGAGGTGGCGCTCGAGAACTTCAAAAATCGGTGGGAGGTGTTCAAGGTGACGTGCGATCGGGCGGAGGAGATCTTGGAGGAGGCCAGGCGGAGGATCGCGCCGGAGTACGTGGTCGACGTGGCGGGCGGGATGGCGCCGGCGGCTGCGGTGGAGGCAGCAAGCGTACCGCCGTTCAGCGTGCCCCAACTGGAGCAGGCAATCCATGCGGTCCACTCGATGACGGCTGATCTCCGGCAATTGTCCGGCGGCGGCGCCGCTCCCTCCGCCGCCGTCCCTCCCTCTGATGCTGCACTGCCATCTGAAGAGAAAGATCAGTAG
- the LOC105055517 gene encoding early nodulin-like protein 21 — MALLTSFAKLLLLLLTLLFSMQPSNAFDFEVGDEEGWAVPPSRNTQFYNHWASRNRFQVGDTIHFKYKKDSVMEVSEEDYEHCRSSHPLFFSNNGKTEFKLEDSGTLYFISGVAGHCERGQRMIIKVLSHSHSEGPSGSPSSSNQTGSSTSPESSDSSGALQVTASVLEVIVLLVSLLFF; from the exons ATGGCTCTCTTGACGAGCTTtgccaagctcctcctcctcctcctcaccctcctcttctccatgcaACCTTCCAATGCCTTCGACTTCGAGGTCGGCGATGAGGAGGGTTGGGCCGTCCCTCCTTCCAGAAACACTCAATTCTACAATCATTGGGCCTCCAGGAACAGGTTTCAGGTTGGCGACACCATCC ATTTCAAGTACAAGAAGGATTCTGTGATGGAGGTGAGTGAAGAGGATTACGAGCACTGCAGGTCGTCGCACCCTCTCTTCTTTTCGAACAATGGGAAGACGGAGTTCAAGCTTGAAGACTCGGGGACGTTGTACTTCATCAGTGGGGTGGCGGGTCACTGTGAGAGAGGCCAAAGGATGATCATCAAAGTTCTCAGCCATTCGCATTCGGAGGGGCCAAGTGGATCACCATCCAGCAGCAACCAGACGGGTAGCTCGACTTCTCCTGAATCATCTGACTCAAGTGGTGCACTTCAGGTCACAGCGAGCGTTCTTGAAGTCATTGTGTTATTAGTTAGCTTGCTCTTCTTCTAG